Proteins from a genomic interval of Benincasa hispida cultivar B227 chromosome 7, ASM972705v1, whole genome shotgun sequence:
- the LOC120082152 gene encoding probable membrane-associated kinase regulator 4, whose product MAVDIPSCDPSDDDYIDMEIGSYTNFHCCSKSSPRQSREFEFQMSLNSRGREPTTSPADELFYNGKLLPLHHPPRLQMIEKLLQKSSSDYDYRKDTFEEFYTTPLSTSVNTPTSTPFESCNISPSESFRISRELNPDEYLLEYSADVSYLNGESLKKSWTKKLKHSTLCLKLKASRAYIKSLFTKSGCSDESCAAAAKIADEGSASKANEYSKKSAKVEKRKPFGPISSSIANSNKDKGNTENSSRNRRSFSMVIKRQPNIKSPSSAPQYPSSSSCPNISSRNYLKRCGSVNSEIENSIQGAIAHCKQSQSQQPLRSRKTVSEVGIYLLSSSSLTVSDDQEIPELCRG is encoded by the coding sequence ATGGCTGTTGACATTCCATCTTGTGATCCATCTGATGATGACTATATAGACATGGAAATTGGTTCATACACCAACTTTCACTGCTGCTCCAAAAGCTCTCCACGACAATCCAGAGAGTTCGAGTTTCAAATGTCTTTGAATTCTCGGGGGAGAGAGCCGACGACTTCTCCAGCTGATGAGCTCTTCTACAATGGAAAGCTTCTTCCCCTTCATCATCCCCCACGCCTGCAAATGATAGAGAAACTCTTGCAAAAGTCTAGTTCTGATTATGATTACAGAAAAGACACGTTTGAAGAATTTTACACCACTCCATTATCCACTTCTGTCAATACACCTACCAGTACTCCTTTTGAATCCTGCAACATTTCTCCTTCGGAATCTTTTCGGATTAGTAGGGAACTAAATCCAGATGAGTATCTTCTAGAGTATTCAGCAGATGTGAGCTATTTGAATGGTGAAAGTTTGAAAAAGTCCTGGACCAAAAAGCTTAAGCATTCTACCCTTTGTCTCAAGCTGAAAGCTTCCAGGGCTTACATCAAATCTTTGTTTACTAAATCAGGTTGCTCAGATGAGTCCTGTGCAGCAGCTGCAAAGATTGCAGATGAAGGATCAGCTTCAAAAGCGAATGAATATTCAAAAAAGAGCGCTAAAGTGGAAAAAAGAAAGCCATTTGGACCAATTTCGAGCTCGATTGCTAATTCCAACAAAGACAAAGGCAATACGGAAAACAGTAGTCGCAACAGAAGATCATTCTCAATGGTCATTAAGAGACAACCAAATATCAAATCACCATCTTCTGCACCACAATATCCCTCTTCCTCTTCATGTCCAAATATTTCGAGCAGGAATTACCTAAAGAGATGTGGCAGTGTGAATTCGGAGATTGAGAACTCAATTCAGGGAGCAATTGCACACTGCAAGCAGTCTCAATCTCAGCAACCATTGCGTTCAAGGAAGACAGTTAGTGAAGTTGGGATTTACTTATTATCATCTTCCAGCCTTACAGTTTCAGATGATCAGGAAATACCAGAACTTTGCAGGGGCTGA